In the Theobroma cacao cultivar B97-61/B2 chromosome 1, Criollo_cocoa_genome_V2, whole genome shotgun sequence genome, one interval contains:
- the LOC18612579 gene encoding uncharacterized protein LOC18612579: MVPLFLSEPNWDDEAGDNEATHLIISLLNQLDSVIWSLMISGGRSEARLWLCNAVSSISSISPHQQREVFMKLLTSTPTRRGLASQLLQMVFEKRPRKAGSILANKSYLLEKFFQGNPKRIIQWFSNFGDGSGLEHRKGAKALSQFAFVNRDICWEELEWKGKHGQSPAMVATKPHYFLDLDVQRTVENFLENVPEFWSSSEFAESLKDGEILFMDTKFFVELFIDLMYKEDLRDLWDTISVFLKEESFSSLCHHLLISLEEGEFCIVLELLRRYINPRMEPKDFGNPSCVLEFILYKYGDLESFDKLLLLNAIINQRRQLLQLVHDEEYQDKHEQVKNIVSQMCKTSTNAYSLASILKECVKTKTGEAIKLLGLYSWVIYYRLSEECQTLGTWESLFLSNGIRFRKSDKYSLLHHEVSLEENESEAVDRASIRRRKKKKSRKKRRRDFGDDDSYDNGFLDFDTSDSRLGLQSGGGSWLLSIDEFCTPWTNVDLPEHLSNHCLSTWMKWLLSKWSNMAYA, encoded by the exons atggttcctttatttttatctGAGCCAAACTGGGATGATGAAGCTGGAGATAATGAAGCTACCCATCTGATAATTTCGCTTTTAAATCAATTGGATTCAGTTATTTGGTCGCTGATGATCTCTGGAGGTCGTTCTGAGGCTCGGCTATGGCTTTGCAATGCCGTTTCGAGCATAAGCTCCATCTCTCCTCACCAACAGAGAGAGGTTTTTATGAAGTTGTTAACATCCACGCCGACAAGGAGGGGTTTAGCATCTCAACTCTTGCAAATGGTTTTTGAGAAGAGGCCTAGAAAAGCTGGTTCTATCTTGGCCAACAAAAGTTACTTGCTTGAAAAGTTTTTCCAAG GGAACCCAAAGCGAATAATACAATGGTTCTCTAATTTTGGAGATGGTAGTGGATTGGAGCATAGAAAAGGTGCAAAGGCATTGTCTCAATTTGCTTTTGTAAATAGGGATATATGTTGGGAGGAGCTTGAGTGGAAGGGAAAGCATGGGCAATCACCTGCAATGGTTGCCACAAAGCCTCATTACTTTCTTGACTTAGATGTCCAACGAACAGTGGaaaatttccttgaaaatgtGCCTGAATTTTGGTCGTCCAGTGAGTTTGCTGAATCACTAAAGGATGGTGAAATTCTATTCATGGATACAAAGTTCTTTGTGGaactttttattgatttgatgtATAAGGAGGATTTAAGAGATCTATGGGACACCATAAGTGTGTTTCTTAAGGAGGAATCATTCTCATCATTGTGTCACCACCTTCTTATCTCTCTTGAGGAGGGTGAATTCTGCATCGTTCTGGAATTGCTTCGTAGATATATCAATCCAAGGATGGAACCTAAGGATTTTGGTAATCCATCTTGTGTCCTGGAGTTTATACTTTACAAGTATGGTGATTTGGAATCTTTTGATAAGCTACTTCTGTTAAATGCTATTATCAATCAAAGGAGACAGCTTCTTCAGCTCGTACATGATGAAGAGTATCAGGATAAACATGAGCAAGTCAAAAATATTGTATCTCAGATGTGCAAAACCTCAACTAATGCTTATAGTTTGGCTTCAATTCTTAAAGAGTGTGTCAAAACAAAAACCGGAGAAGCAATAAAATTGTTGGGGCTTTATTCGTGGGTTATCTACTACAGATTGTCTGAGGAATGCCAGACACTGGGAACCTGGGAATCTTTATTTCTGAGTAATGGGATAAGGTTCCGCAAATCTGATAAATATTCTTTGCTTCATCATGAAGTCTCCTTAGAAGAAAATGAGTCTGAAGCGGTTGATAGAGCATCAATTAGGCgtaggaagaaaaagaaaagcagaaagaagagaagaagggATTTTGGTGATGATGATAGCTATGACAATGGATTTCTGGATTTTGATACTTCAGATAGCAGGTTGGGTTTGCAATCTGGTGGTGGAAGTTGGTTGCTATCTATTGATGAATTTTGTACACCATGGACTAAT
- the LOC18612577 gene encoding 60S ribosomal protein L5, whose protein sequence is MAYVKAQKTKAYSKRYQVKFKRRREGKTDYRARTRLINQDKNKYNTPKYRLVARFTNKDIIAQIVHASIAGDILLASAYAHELPRYGLEVGLTNYAAAYCVGLLLARRVLKQLEMDAEYEGNVEATGEDFTVEPAETRRPFRALLDVGLIRTTTGNRVFGVLKGALDGGLDIPHSDKRFAGFNKDSKQLDPEVHRKYIYGGHVAAYMRTLMEDEPEKYQSHFSEYIKRNIEPDNMEGLYKKVHAAIRADSEAKKSEREPPMEHKRYNLKKLSYDERKARLIDRLKVLNSAAGVDDDEDDD, encoded by the exons ATG GCTTATGTTAAAGCACAGAAGACAAAGGCTTACTCTAAGAGATATCAAGTTAAGTTCAAGAGAAGACGAG AGGGCAAGACAGACTATCGGGCCAGGACCCGTCTTATCAATCAGGACAAGAACAAGTACAACACCCCAAAATATCGTTTGGTTGCACGATTT ACCAACAAGGATATAATTGCACAAATTGTACATGCTAGCATTGCTGGTGATATACTTCTTGCATCAGCTTACGCGCATGAGCTTCCTCGCTATGGACTTGAAGTTGGCCTTACAAATTATGCTGCTG CTTATTGTGTTGGACTCCTTTTGGCCCGTCGAGTATTGAAACAGCTGGAGATGGATGCTGAGTATGAGGGAAATGTTGAG GCAACTGGGGAGGACTTCACTGTTGAACCTGCAGAGACCAGGAGGCCTTTCCGTGCTCTTCTTGATGTTGGTCTTATTAGAACAACCACTGGTAACCGTGTATTTGGTGTTCTCAAG GGAGCTTTGGATGGTGGACTTGATATTCCTCACAGTGACAAGAGGTTTGCTGGATTTAACAAGGATAGCAAGCAACTTGATCCTGAAGTTCACCGCAAATACATTTATGGTGGCCATGTTGCTGCATACATGAGG ACTTTGATGGAAGATGAGCCAGAGAAGTACCAGTCTCACTTCAGTGAGTACATAAAGAGAAACATCGAGCCTGACAACATGGAGGGACTCTACAAGAAGGTTCATGCTGCTATTCGTGCAGATTCAGAAGCAAAGAAGTCTGAGAGGGAACCTCCTATGGAGCACAAGAG GTACAACCTGAAGAAGCTGTCTTATGACGAAAGGAAGGCTAGGTTGATTGATAGGTTGAAAGTTCTCAATTCAGCTGCTggagttgatgatgatgaagatgatgattGA
- the LOC18612578 gene encoding GPN-loop GTPase 3 → MGYAQLVIGPAGSGKSTYCSSLYHHCETLGRSINIVNLDPAAENFDYPVAMDIRELISLDDVMEELGLGPNGGLMYCMEHLEENLDDWLTEELDNYLDDDYLVFDCPGQIELFSHVPVLRNFVEHLKRKNFNVCAVYLLDSQFITDVTKFISGCMASLSAMVQLELPHVNILSKMDLVTNKRDVENYLDPEPRLLLSELNERMAPRFKKLNKSLIELVDEYSMVSFIPLDLRKESSVQYVLAQIDNCIQYGEDADVKIRDFDPEDDE, encoded by the exons ATGGGCTATGCACAACTAGTTATCGGTCCTGCCGGCAGTGGAAAG TCAACCTACTGCTCTAGCCTATACCATCACTGTGAAACCCTTGGACGGTCAATAAATATTGTGAACCTAGATCCTGCTGCAGAAAATTTCGACTATCCAGTAGCCATGG ATATAAGGGAGCTCATTAGTTTGGATGATGTTATGGAGGAACTTGGTTTGGGTCCCAATGGTGGCCTTATGTACTGCATGGA ACATCTTGAAGAAAATCTGGATGATTGGCTGACTGAAGAATTGGACAATTACTTGGATGATGACTATCTAGTATTTGACTGCCCAG gCCAGATAGAACTCTTTTCACATGTACCAGTTCTCCGTAACTTTGTGGAGCACTTGAAGCGCAAGAATTTTAATGTATGTGCTGTATACTTGCTTGATTCACAG TTCATTACGGATGTTACCAAGTTCATTAGTGGATGCATGGCATCCCTTTCTGCAATGGTCCAGCTTGAATTACCACATGTTAATATCCTCTCCAAAATGGATCTTGTAACAAACAAGAGGGATGTTGAAAA CTACTTGGATCCAGAGCCTCGGCTTCTTCTGTCAGAGTTAAATGAACGGATGGCTCCTCGGTTtaaaaagctaaataaatctTTGATTGAATTG GTGGATGAATATAGCATGGTGAGCTTTATCCCACTTGACTTGAGGAAGGAAAGCAG CGTACAATATGTGCTGGCTCAAATTGACAACTGCATTCAGTATGGTGAAGATGCTGATGTGAAGATCAGAGATTTTGATCCAGAAGATGATGAGTAG